One Manihot esculenta cultivar AM560-2 chromosome 18, M.esculenta_v8, whole genome shotgun sequence genomic window carries:
- the LOC110606681 gene encoding metal transporter Nramp5: MAGLQNEEHLGPTPMGHSTRIAAVNLQGQTPPYSVDHDQDQDHLQDPAAAHQKAGWRKFLAYVGPGFLVSLAYLDPGNLETDMQAGANHGYELLWIIVIGLVFALIIQSLAANLGVSTGKHLAELCKVEYPKYVKLCLWLLAEVAVIAADIPEVIGTAFALNILFHISLWIGVLLTGFSTLLLIGLQKYGVRKLEMLITVLVFVMAACFFGELSYVKPPAVDVIKGMFIPKLSGQGATGDAIALLGALVMPHNLFLHSALVLSRKIPNSVTGINDACRYFLMESGIALFVALLINISIVSVTGTVCMANNLSSQDTDRCNDLTLNSASFLLKNVLGKSSSTIYAIALLASGQSSTITGTYAGQFIMQGFLNLKMKKWKRNLMTRCIAITPSLIVSIIGGSSGAGRLIIIASMILSFELPFSLIPLLKFSSGSTKMGPYKNSIYIIVFSWILGSLIIGINVYYLSTGFVDWLIHNNLPKVGNVFIGIIVFPLMAIYILAVIYLTFRKDRVVTFIEPTKSDPIIQTSIESGLRKSEEELQMHQVNYREDLAHVPLPE; the protein is encoded by the exons ATGGCAGGTCTGCAGAATGAGGAACACTTAGGTCCCACACCAATGGGACACAGTACTCGTATAGCAGCCGTTAATTTGCAGGGCCAGACCCCACCTTATTCCGTTGATCATGATCAAGATCAAGATCATCTACAGGACCCAGCTGCTGCTCACCAG AAAGCCGGATGGAGAAAATTTCTAGCCTATGTTGGACCAGGTTTCTTGGTTTCTTTGGCTTATCTTGATCCTGGAAACC TGGAGACTGATATGCAAGCCGGAGCAAACCATGGTTATGAG CTTCTATGGATCATAGTCATCGGCTTGGTTTTTGCTCTGATAATTCAGTCACTTGCTGCAAATCTTGGTGTAAGCACAG GAAAACATCTGGCTGAGTTGTGCAAGGTGGAGTACCCAAAATATGTGAAGCTTTGTTTATGGTTACTGGCTGAGGTTGCTGTCATAGCTGCAGATATACCAGAAG taatTGGAACAGCTTTTGCACTAAATATACTGTTTCATATCTCACTATGGATTGGAGTTCTATTGACTGGTTTTAGCACTCTCCTGCTTATTGGCCTGCAGAAATATGgg GTTAGAAAACTAGAAATGTTGATAACAGTGCTGGTATTTGTGATGGCTGCATGTTTCTTTGGGGAACTCAGTTACGTAAAGCCTCCTGCAGTAGATGTGATTAAGGGCATGTTTATTCCCAAGTTGTCCGGCCAAGGAGCCACCGGAGACGCCATTGCCCTTCTGGGTGCCCTTGTTATGCC ACAcaatctttttcttcattctgcTCTCGTGCTCTCCAGAAAAATACCCAACTCTGTCACCGGCATCAAT GATGCATGTAGATATTTCCTTATGGAGAGTGGAATAGCATTATTTGTAGCTCTCTTAATCAATATATCAATTGTTTCTGTGACTGGAACTGTTTGCATGGCCAACAATCTCTCATCTCAAGACACTGATAGATGCAATGATCTCACACTTAACTCTGCTTCCTTCCTGCTCAAG AATGTGCTAGGAAAGTCCAGCTCAACCATATATGCCATTGCATTATTAGCCTCAGGACAAAGCTCCACCATCACAGGAACCTATGCTGGCCAATTTATCATGCag ggcTTCTTGAATCTTAAGATGAAAAAATGGAAGAGAAACCTAATGACAAGGTGCATAGCCATTACTCCTAGCCTTATTGTCTCTATTATAGGTGGATCTTCTGGGGCAGGTCGATTGATTATCATTGCATCG atgATACTTTCATTTGAGCTTCCATTTTCACTCATCCCACTTCTTAAATTCAGCAGCGGTTCCACCAAGATGGGAccatataaaaattcaatctaT ATTATTGTATTTTCGTGGATTCTAGGCTCGTTGATCATCGGGATCAATGTGTATTATCTAAGCACAGGCTTCGTGGACTGGTTAATTCACAACAACTTACCAAAAGTTGGAAATGTGTTTATTGGGATCATAGTATTTCCGCTAATGGCAATCTATATCCTCGCAGTCATATACCTGACTTTTAGAAAAGACAGAGTTGTAACGTTTATTGAACCAACAAAGAGTGATCCAATTATCCAAACTAGCATTGAAAGTG
- the LOC110606684 gene encoding metal transporter Nramp5-like, translating to MERAEQASDTVPSSWGGHSNRIAAVNLEKKPQPATIDDLDEHGHNHTTHDQKPGWRKFLSYVGPGFLVSLAYLDPGNLETDLQAGADHGYELLWVILIGLVFALIIQSLAANLGVSTGKHLAEVCKAEYPNFVKYCLWLLAEIAVIAADIPEVIGTAFALNILFHIPVWIGVLCTGLSTLLLLGLQKYGVRKLEMLIAVLVFVMAGCFFGEMGHVNPPASEVFKGMFVPKLSGQGATGDAIALLGALVMPHNLFLHSALVLSRKIPNSVRGVNDACRYFLIESGFALFVAFLINVAVVSVSGTVCSAQNISQEEADRCSDLTLNSASFLLQNVLGKSSSTLYAIALLASGQSSAITGTYAGQYIMQGFLDLKMRKWIRNLMTRCIAITPSLIVSIIGGSQGAGRLIIIASMILSFELPFALIPLLKFSSSSTKMGPHKNSIVIIVISWILGLGIIGINVYYLGTGFVGWLLNNDLPKVGNVLIGIIVFPLMAIYVLSVIYLTVRKDTAVTFIEPMKEDPTVVQANNMEVGRLGNSIEALELDHVPYRDDLADIPLPK from the exons ATGGAGAGGGCTGAGCAAGCCAGCGACACCGTACCGAGCTCATGGGGAGGACACAGCAATCGCATAGCAGCTGTTAACCTTGAGAAGAAACCACAGCCTGCTACCATTGATGATCTTGATGAGCATGGCCATAACCACACAACTCACGATCAA AAACCAGGATGGAGAAAGTTTCTGTCATATGTTGGACCTGGTTTCCTGGTTTCTTTGGCTTATCTTGATCCCGGCAACT TGGAAACTGATTTGCAAGCAGGAGCTGACCATGGATATGAG CTGCTATGGGTTATACTTATTGGACTAGTATTTGCTCTCATAATTCAATCACTGGCAGCAAATCTTGGTGTTAGCACTG GAAAACATCTGGCAGAGGTATGCAAGGCTGAGTATCCAAATTTTGTGAAGTACTGCCTATGGCTGCTGGCCGAGATAGCTGTCATAGCTGCCGATATTCCCGAAG TGATTGGGACAGCTTTTGCCTTAAATATACTGTTTCACATCCCAGTCTGGATTGGAGTTCTTTGCACTGGTCTTAGCACTCTCCTCCTCCTCGGCCTGCAGAAATATGGG GTGAGGAAGCTTGAAATGTTAATAGCAGTTCTAGTATTTGTAATGGCAGGATGTTTCTTTGGGGAAATGGGTCATGTTAATCCACCAGCTTCTGAGGTTTTCAAAGGCATGTTTGTCCCCAAGCTCTCCGGCCAAGGAGCCACCGGCGACGCCATTGCCCTTCTTGGTGCCCTTGTCATGCC TCATAATCTCTTTCTTCACTCAGCTCTTGTACTTTCTAGAAAAATACCTAATTCTGTTCGAGGCGTCAAT gATGCTTGCCGGTATTTCCTTATAGAGAGTGGATTTGCACTATTTGTGGCATTTTTAATCAATGTGGCAGTTGTGTCTGTCTCGGGGACGGTTTGCTCAGCTCAGAACATCTCACAAGAGGAAGCAGACAGATGCAGTGATCTCACCCTCAACTCTGCTTCTTTCCTTCTTCAG AATGTATTGGGAAAATCAAGCTCTACACTATATGCTATTGCCCTTTTAGCCTCAGGTCAAAGCTCTGCTATAACAGGAACTTATGCTGGACAGTACATTATGCAG GGTTTCTTGGATCTTAAGATGAGAAAATGGATTAGAAACCTGATGACTAGATGTATTGCCATTACACCTAGTCTTATTGTTTCAATTATTGGTGGATCACAGGGTGCAGGTCGTCTAATCATAATTGCATCG ATGATACTCTCATTTGAACTTCCATTTGCACTCATCCCACTTCTCAAATTCAGCAGCAGTTCCACCAAGATGGGGCCACACAAGAACTCAATAGTT ATAATAGTTATCTCCTGGATTCTGGGTCTAGGCATCATTGGAATCAATGTATATTATCTAGGTACAGGCTTTGTGGGTTGGCTACTTAACAATGATCTACCAAAAGTTGGGAATGTGTTGATTGGGATCATAGTATTTCCTCTAATGGCAATCTATGTACTTTCAGTTATCTACCTAACTGTTAGAAAAGACACAGCTGTAACATTTATAGAGCCAATGAAGGAAGATCCAACGGTTGTCCAAGCAAATAACATGGAAGTTGGCAGATTAGGCAATTCTATTGAGGCTCTGGAGTTGGATCATGTGCCTTATAGAGATGATTTAGCTGACATCCCCCTGCCAAAATAG